In Kitasatospora viridis, one DNA window encodes the following:
- a CDS encoding glycoside hydrolase family 35 protein, translating into MPRLEIAADGFRLDDRPFRIISGGLHYFRVHPEQWADRLRKARLLGLNTVETYVPWNLHEPRPGEFHADGGLDLPRFLDLAAAEGLHVLLRPGPYICAEWEGGGLPSWLLADHDMELRSRDPRFMSAVDEYLEALMEAVRPHLGTTVIAVQLENEYGAYGTDTAYLAELAELLRRHGVDVPLFTCDQPADLGRGGLDGVLRTANFGSRVEAGLTELRRHQPEGPLMCAEFWIGWFDRWGGVHVTRDPEDAAGNLDQLLAAGASVNIYLLHGGTNFGFTNGANDKGVYRPTATSYDYDALLDEAGDPTPKYEAFRKVIAKYAPVPEEEVSAAAKLAPVRVELTEQADLFDQLAELGEPVLADRPQTMEELGQDVGFVLYETVLPAAGPMVLRAEQVRDRAQVFVDGQPVGVLERENHQQALAFTVPHPDSWLAVLVENQGRVNYGRQIHDRKGLLGEVTLDGRTVSSWNSRSLPLDRLDALTFDDAGRAVAGPAFRRGTVDIEEPADAYLALDGWTKGLTWINGFALGRYWSRGPQTTLYVPAPVLRAGRNEITVLELHAATTPWVELRDRPDLGPTED; encoded by the coding sequence ATGCCTCGACTGGAGATCGCCGCCGACGGATTCCGTCTCGACGACCGGCCGTTCCGCATCATCTCGGGCGGACTGCACTACTTCCGCGTCCACCCGGAGCAGTGGGCCGACCGGCTCCGCAAGGCACGGCTGCTGGGGCTCAACACCGTGGAGACCTACGTCCCGTGGAACCTGCACGAGCCCCGGCCCGGCGAGTTCCACGCGGACGGAGGGCTCGACCTGCCCCGCTTCCTCGACCTGGCCGCCGCCGAAGGCCTGCACGTGCTGCTCCGGCCCGGCCCCTACATCTGCGCCGAGTGGGAGGGCGGCGGCCTGCCCTCCTGGCTGCTCGCCGACCACGACATGGAACTGCGCAGCCGCGACCCGCGGTTCATGTCGGCCGTGGACGAGTACCTCGAAGCCCTGATGGAGGCCGTCCGGCCGCACCTCGGCACCACCGTCATCGCCGTCCAGCTGGAGAACGAGTACGGCGCCTACGGCACCGACACCGCCTACCTCGCCGAACTGGCCGAACTGCTGCGCCGGCACGGCGTCGACGTGCCGCTGTTCACCTGCGACCAGCCCGCCGACCTCGGGCGCGGCGGCCTGGACGGGGTGCTGCGCACCGCCAACTTCGGCAGCCGGGTCGAGGCCGGGCTCACCGAGCTGCGCCGCCACCAGCCCGAAGGCCCGCTGATGTGCGCGGAGTTCTGGATCGGCTGGTTCGACCGCTGGGGCGGCGTGCACGTCACCCGCGACCCCGAGGACGCCGCCGGCAACCTGGACCAGCTGCTTGCCGCCGGCGCCAGCGTCAACATCTACCTGCTCCACGGCGGCACCAACTTCGGCTTCACCAACGGCGCCAACGACAAGGGCGTCTACCGGCCCACCGCCACCTCCTACGACTACGACGCCCTGCTCGACGAGGCCGGCGACCCGACGCCGAAGTACGAGGCCTTCCGCAAGGTGATCGCCAAGTACGCGCCCGTGCCCGAGGAGGAGGTGTCCGCCGCTGCGAAGCTGGCCCCCGTGCGGGTCGAACTCACCGAGCAGGCAGACCTGTTCGACCAGCTGGCCGAGCTCGGCGAGCCCGTGCTGGCCGACCGGCCGCAGACCATGGAGGAGCTCGGCCAGGACGTCGGCTTCGTGCTCTACGAGACCGTGCTGCCGGCCGCCGGCCCGATGGTGCTGCGGGCCGAGCAGGTGCGCGACCGCGCGCAGGTCTTCGTCGACGGCCAGCCGGTCGGCGTGCTGGAGCGCGAGAACCACCAGCAGGCGCTGGCCTTCACCGTGCCCCACCCCGACTCCTGGCTGGCCGTGCTGGTGGAGAACCAGGGCCGGGTCAACTACGGGCGCCAGATCCACGACCGCAAGGGCCTGCTCGGCGAGGTGACGCTCGACGGCCGGACCGTGTCCAGTTGGAACAGCCGCTCGCTGCCGCTCGACCGCCTGGACGCGCTGACCTTCGACGACGCCGGACGCGCCGTGGCGGGCCCGGCCTTCCGGCGCGGCACCGTGGACATCGAGGAGCCCGCCGACGCCTACCTCGCGCTCGACGGCTGGACCAAGGGCCTCACCTGGATCAACGGCTTCGCGCTCGGCCGCTACTGGTCCCGCGGCCCGCAGACCACCCTCTACGTCCCCG
- a CDS encoding glycoside hydrolase family 5 protein, with the protein MRPLPNGRTVRRRSTRLLPAVVAVSALVLAGAPGTGVAVASTGSAAPTVLTGKQLSASWQGPLSTRGRYIVDAHGNRFKLKAGNWDGSESHYLGSGDPTDPANNQAGEVSNNIPMGLDRAPIASILADFHRLGLNSIRLPFANAMIHDDSTVPDSAVRANPQLRGKTPLEVYDAVVKALTGDGFAVILNNHTTTYHWCCGLDGNERWDKGQSTQQWEDDWLFLVDRYKDNKRVVGADLRNEVRRDGTDDPNWGWNNDKDEYAAFEEAGNKILQDDPDMLIIMEGINWQGIPQGMFPHGRPMLTPVRTLSNTLIDSGKLVYSAHFYGFTGPNHTGATGGALNGETNDPRYRDLSPDELEQAVNDEALFVTQAGQHFTAPVWVSEFGTAGRGQTDAKEKDWFDRFTGILEANDTDFAIWPLIGWTDDNGKLQDNWAALSYTADGKRTGLEDSGDWRTADWNRLINSSGKTGKVAQVNHWNMLNARNGDQDVSRTMLDQDDWSPGNYKGNCPDSQRLIALGRGNGTGLCTDAGQPAKGEGDWTVVTNWSNTNEGDWAGGYDKLQCPDNSFAVGFSNNGGSMAALLCAPSADPLPTDGRDVWFDHGDNRPSDGGSVDSDWASGNYKGQCNDDEYIAGVADTYRYDEHGVPDVLLCRPLD; encoded by the coding sequence ATGAGACCGCTTCCGAACGGAAGAACCGTCAGACGCCGCTCCACCCGCCTGCTGCCCGCCGTCGTCGCCGTGTCGGCGCTGGTGCTGGCGGGCGCCCCCGGCACCGGCGTGGCCGTCGCCTCGACCGGCTCCGCCGCCCCCACCGTGCTGACCGGCAAGCAGCTGTCCGCCTCCTGGCAGGGCCCGCTGAGCACCAGGGGCCGCTACATCGTCGACGCCCACGGCAACCGCTTCAAGCTCAAGGCCGGCAACTGGGACGGCTCGGAGAGCCACTACCTGGGCAGCGGCGACCCCACCGACCCGGCCAACAACCAGGCCGGTGAGGTGTCCAACAACATCCCGATGGGCCTGGACCGGGCGCCGATCGCGAGCATCCTGGCCGACTTCCACCGCCTCGGCCTGAACAGCATCCGGCTGCCGTTCGCCAACGCGATGATCCACGACGACAGCACCGTGCCGGACTCCGCGGTGCGGGCCAACCCGCAGCTGCGCGGCAAGACCCCGCTGGAGGTCTACGACGCGGTGGTCAAGGCGCTCACCGGCGACGGCTTCGCGGTGATCCTCAACAACCACACCACCACCTACCACTGGTGCTGCGGCCTGGACGGCAACGAGCGCTGGGACAAGGGGCAGTCCACCCAGCAGTGGGAGGACGACTGGCTCTTCCTGGTCGACCGCTACAAGGACAACAAGCGGGTGGTCGGCGCCGACCTGCGCAACGAGGTCCGCCGCGACGGCACCGACGACCCCAACTGGGGCTGGAACAACGACAAGGACGAGTACGCCGCGTTCGAGGAGGCCGGCAACAAGATCCTCCAGGACGACCCCGACATGCTGATCATCATGGAGGGCATCAACTGGCAGGGCATCCCCCAGGGCATGTTCCCGCACGGCCGCCCGATGCTCACCCCGGTCCGCACCCTGTCCAACACCCTGATCGACTCCGGCAAGCTGGTCTACTCCGCGCACTTCTACGGGTTCACCGGCCCCAACCACACCGGCGCCACCGGCGGTGCGCTGAACGGCGAGACCAACGACCCGCGCTACCGCGACCTGAGCCCGGACGAGCTGGAGCAGGCCGTCAACGACGAAGCGCTGTTCGTCACCCAGGCGGGCCAGCACTTCACCGCTCCCGTCTGGGTCAGCGAGTTCGGCACCGCCGGGCGCGGCCAGACGGACGCCAAGGAGAAGGACTGGTTCGACCGGTTCACCGGCATCCTGGAGGCCAACGACACCGACTTCGCGATCTGGCCGCTGATCGGCTGGACCGACGACAACGGCAAGCTCCAGGACAACTGGGCCGCCCTGTCCTACACCGCCGACGGCAAGCGCACCGGCCTGGAGGACTCCGGCGACTGGCGGACCGCCGACTGGAACAGGCTGATCAACTCCTCCGGCAAGACTGGCAAGGTCGCCCAGGTCAACCACTGGAACATGCTCAACGCCCGCAACGGCGACCAGGACGTGTCCCGCACGATGCTCGACCAGGACGACTGGTCCCCGGGCAACTACAAGGGCAACTGCCCCGACTCCCAGCGCCTGATCGCCCTCGGACGCGGCAACGGCACCGGCCTGTGCACCGACGCCGGCCAGCCCGCCAAGGGCGAGGGCGACTGGACCGTCGTCACCAACTGGAGCAACACCAACGAGGGCGACTGGGCCGGCGGCTACGACAAGCTGCAGTGCCCCGACAACTCCTTCGCCGTCGGCTTCAGCAACAACGGCGGCTCGATGGCGGCCCTGCTCTGCGCGCCGTCCGCCGACCCGCTGCCCACCGACGGCCGCGACGTCTGGTTCGACCACGGCGACAACCGGCCCTCGGACGGCGGCTCGGTCGACAGCGACTGGGCCTCCGGCAACTACAAGGGCCAGTGCAACGACGACGAGTACATCGCCGGCGTCGCCGACACCTACCGGTACGACGAGCACGGCGTCCCCGACGTGCTGCTCTGCCGCCCGCTCGACTGA
- a CDS encoding glycoside hydrolase family 5 protein, with the protein MSLVLLRRKRLTRLLPALVAVSALILAGAPGAGVAVASTGSAAPTVLTGRQLAASWQAPLSTQGRYVVDARGNRFKLKAGNWDGSQSHYQGSGDMTDPANNEAGEVSNNIPIGLDRAPIAKILADFHSLGLNTIRLPYADEMIDDDSTVPDSAVKANPQLRGKTPLEVYDAVVKALTGDGFAVVLNDHTTTYHWCCGLDGNERWDSGQSTQKWEDDWLFMVDRYKDNKRVVGADLRNEVRRDTWDDPNWGWGNDKDEYAAFQEAGDKILQDDPDMLIIMEGINWYGIPLNGLEYGRPLLHSLVNLSPTLIKSNKLVESVHFYGYIGPNYTGVASGPGHTNDWPYEKFPVDQLKQLVNDEALFVTQSGEHFTAPVWVSEFGAAGTGESDPLEPAWFHNFTDILAASDTDFAIWPLVGWTDANGKQQDNWAALSYDANGNRTHSLEQDWRAADWNKLVNAPGKTGKVAKADHWNMLDLDFRSQNESAYILANPVQTPGNRQGSCTDGERLIGLSREKHRGLCTDVNQPAAGDGDWEVVTDAKYTTDDWAPGWEKAQCPQGSFVAGYSMWDTAFTGVMCEPAAGDLGTSNRVVWMDRGDNPPLTPTQIGYDWAPYDYKGQCDTDEYLAGVAFNWSSSQKYHDTPDALLCRPLD; encoded by the coding sequence ATGAGCTTGGTTCTGCTCAGAAGGAAACGCCTGACCCGCCTGCTGCCGGCGCTCGTCGCGGTCTCGGCGCTGATCCTGGCGGGCGCCCCCGGCGCCGGCGTGGCCGTCGCCTCGACCGGTTCCGCCGCCCCCACCGTGCTGACGGGCCGTCAACTGGCCGCCTCCTGGCAGGCCCCGCTGAGCACCCAGGGCCGGTACGTCGTCGACGCGCGCGGCAACCGGTTCAAGCTGAAGGCCGGCAACTGGGACGGCTCGCAGAGCCACTACCAGGGCAGTGGCGACATGACCGACCCCGCCAACAACGAGGCGGGCGAGGTCTCCAACAACATCCCGATCGGCCTCGACCGTGCGCCGATCGCCAAGATCCTGGCGGACTTCCACAGCCTGGGCCTGAACACCATCCGGCTGCCGTACGCCGACGAGATGATCGACGACGACAGCACCGTGCCGGACTCGGCCGTGAAGGCCAACCCGCAGCTGCGGGGCAAGACCCCGCTGGAGGTCTACGACGCGGTGGTCAAGGCGCTCACCGGAGACGGGTTCGCCGTTGTCCTCAACGACCACACCACCACCTACCACTGGTGCTGCGGCCTGGACGGCAACGAGCGCTGGGACAGCGGGCAGTCCACCCAGAAGTGGGAGGACGACTGGCTGTTCATGGTCGACCGCTACAAGGACAACAAGCGGGTGGTCGGCGCCGACCTGCGCAACGAGGTCCGCCGCGACACCTGGGACGACCCCAACTGGGGCTGGGGCAACGACAAGGACGAGTACGCCGCGTTCCAGGAGGCCGGGGACAAGATCCTCCAGGACGACCCCGACATGCTGATCATCATGGAGGGGATCAACTGGTACGGCATCCCCCTGAACGGTCTGGAGTACGGCCGGCCGCTGCTGCACTCGCTGGTCAACCTGTCCCCGACGCTGATCAAGTCGAACAAGCTGGTGGAGTCGGTCCACTTCTACGGCTACATCGGCCCGAACTACACCGGCGTGGCCAGCGGGCCCGGCCACACCAACGACTGGCCGTACGAGAAGTTCCCGGTCGACCAGCTCAAGCAACTCGTGAACGACGAGGCCCTGTTCGTCACCCAGTCGGGAGAGCACTTCACCGCGCCGGTCTGGGTGAGCGAGTTCGGCGCGGCCGGAACCGGTGAGAGCGACCCGCTGGAGCCGGCCTGGTTCCACAACTTCACCGACATCCTCGCCGCCAGCGACACCGACTTCGCGATCTGGCCGCTGGTCGGCTGGACCGACGCCAACGGCAAGCAGCAGGACAACTGGGCCGCGCTGTCCTACGACGCCAACGGCAACCGGACCCACAGCCTGGAGCAGGACTGGCGGGCCGCCGACTGGAACAAGCTGGTCAACGCGCCCGGCAAGACCGGCAAGGTGGCCAAGGCGGACCACTGGAACATGCTCGACCTCGACTTCCGCAGCCAGAACGAGTCCGCGTACATCCTCGCCAACCCGGTCCAGACCCCCGGCAACCGCCAGGGCTCCTGCACCGACGGCGAGCGCCTGATCGGCCTGAGCCGGGAGAAGCACCGCGGCCTGTGCACCGACGTCAACCAGCCGGCGGCCGGTGACGGCGACTGGGAGGTCGTCACCGACGCCAAGTACACGACCGACGACTGGGCCCCGGGCTGGGAGAAGGCCCAGTGCCCGCAGGGCTCCTTCGTGGCCGGCTACAGCATGTGGGACACCGCGTTCACCGGCGTGATGTGCGAGCCCGCCGCCGGGGACCTCGGGACCAGCAACCGGGTGGTCTGGATGGACCGCGGCGACAACCCGCCGCTGACGCCCACTCAGATCGGCTACGACTGGGCGCCGTACGACTACAAGGGCCAGTGCGACACCGACGAGTACCTGGCGGGCGTCGCCTTCAACTGGTCCAGCAGCCAGAAGTACCACGACACCCCCGACGCGCTGCTCTGCCGTCCGCTCGACTGA
- a CDS encoding carbohydrate ABC transporter permease, whose product MTTLRTVFRASRRSGRGLLAGLLTVLFLTPFYLMLRNALMDTKGLTTPHWTWWPTSMHWENFTALFSDPTLHMGQALGNSLVIAGITAPVSTLLASAAGYALARIPVPGRGVVLALVVATLMIPGSVTFVPTFVVVGALGGINTLWGIIAPGLFNPFAVLLFRNFYLQFPSEIEEAGRLDGLGWLGLYRRIALPSSGAMLASLGALAFIDSWNAFLWPLVVGQDPSAWTAQIALSTFLTSQTINLPGLFAGAVVTITPLVVMFLVAQRYIVEGIATSGLKG is encoded by the coding sequence ATGACGACCCTGCGAACCGTGTTCCGAGCCTCCCGCCGATCCGGGCGCGGGCTGCTGGCCGGGCTGCTGACGGTGCTTTTCCTGACGCCCTTCTACCTGATGCTGCGCAACGCGCTGATGGACACCAAGGGCCTGACCACGCCGCACTGGACCTGGTGGCCCACCAGCATGCACTGGGAGAACTTCACCGCGCTGTTCTCCGACCCGACCCTGCACATGGGCCAGGCGCTCGGCAACTCGCTGGTGATCGCCGGGATCACCGCACCGGTCTCCACCCTGCTGGCCTCCGCCGCCGGGTACGCCCTGGCCAGGATCCCGGTGCCGGGGCGGGGGGTGGTGCTGGCCCTGGTGGTCGCCACGCTGATGATCCCCGGGTCGGTGACCTTCGTGCCGACCTTCGTGGTGGTCGGCGCGCTGGGCGGGATCAACACGCTGTGGGGCATCATCGCGCCCGGCCTGTTCAACCCGTTCGCGGTGCTGCTCTTCCGCAACTTCTACCTGCAGTTCCCGAGCGAGATCGAGGAGGCCGGCCGGCTCGACGGGCTCGGCTGGCTCGGCCTCTACCGGCGGATCGCGCTGCCCTCCTCCGGGGCGATGCTCGCCTCGCTGGGCGCGCTGGCCTTCATCGACAGCTGGAACGCGTTCCTGTGGCCGCTGGTGGTCGGACAGGACCCGTCCGCCTGGACGGCCCAGATCGCGCTCTCCACCTTCCTCACCTCACAGACCATCAACCTGCCCGGCCTGTTCGCCGGAGCGGTGGTCACGATCACCCCGCTGGTGGTGATGTTCCTCGTCGCCCAGCGCTACATCGTCGAGGGCATCGCCACCAGCGGCCTCAAGGGCTGA
- a CDS encoding carbohydrate ABC transporter permease produces MKTAPRAIRPGGRTDPPPPPPPTTVKPARRPRTDRRAWAAFALLTGPMLLGLGVFKYLAIGWSFLLSLSQARGTITLGHWVGLDNYRTLLADPAFRGSLVQILLFTAFIVPVTFAASLGLALLVHRIRRGRAVLRTAFLIPTAVSYVAASLLWKMCLFNGLPSGIANMIGSWFGSSAVPWIQSTHPPLYWVVLVTLRLWLQVGFYMVLFLAGLQGIPRDVYEAAALDGATGLRLLRRITLPLLRNTSVAVLMLQFIAAFQAFDEFYNLFSSGLSGTGTAPVQTPLVYLYNTAMGDQDYGIGSAGAFLLTALIVCVTLLQGRITGFGKKEG; encoded by the coding sequence ATGAAGACCGCACCCCGTGCGATCCGGCCCGGCGGGCGAACCGACCCGCCGCCGCCACCGCCACCGACCACGGTGAAGCCGGCCCGCCGCCCCCGGACGGACCGGCGCGCCTGGGCCGCCTTCGCCCTGCTGACCGGTCCGATGCTGCTCGGCCTCGGCGTCTTCAAGTACCTGGCGATCGGCTGGAGCTTCCTGCTCAGCCTCAGCCAGGCCCGCGGCACCATCACCCTGGGCCACTGGGTCGGGCTGGACAACTACCGCACGCTGCTGGCCGATCCCGCGTTCCGCGGCTCGCTCGTCCAGATCCTGCTGTTCACCGCCTTCATCGTGCCGGTGACCTTCGCCGCCTCGCTGGGCCTGGCCCTGCTGGTGCACCGGATCCGGCGCGGCCGGGCGGTGCTGCGCACCGCCTTCCTGATCCCGACCGCGGTCTCCTACGTCGCCGCCTCGCTGCTCTGGAAGATGTGCCTGTTCAACGGCCTGCCCTCGGGTATCGCCAACATGATCGGCAGCTGGTTCGGCAGCTCCGCCGTGCCGTGGATCCAGAGCACGCACCCCCCGCTCTACTGGGTCGTGCTGGTCACCCTGCGGCTCTGGCTCCAGGTCGGCTTCTACATGGTGCTCTTCCTGGCCGGCCTGCAGGGCATCCCGCGCGACGTCTACGAGGCCGCCGCGCTCGACGGCGCCACCGGCCTGCGCCTGCTGCGCCGGATCACCCTGCCGCTGCTGCGCAACACCTCGGTGGCCGTGCTGATGCTCCAGTTCATCGCGGCCTTCCAGGCCTTCGACGAGTTCTACAACCTCTTCAGCAGCGGGCTCAGCGGCACCGGCACGGCCCCCGTGCAGACGCCGCTGGTCTACCTCTACAACACCGCGATGGGTGACCAGGACTACGGCATCGGCTCGGCCGGCGCCTTCCTGCTCACCGCGCTGATCGTCTGCGTGACCCTGCTCCAGGGCCGGATCACCGGCTTCGGCAAGAAGGAGGGGTGA
- a CDS encoding ABC transporter substrate-binding protein yields the protein MSAQRTPLSRRGFLGGTLMVVAGAVVGCSTNPTGGSSGGARTTLNVWYHAYGEAGTQQAALRYATAFTKANPDIAVKVTWVPGDYTSKLNASLLTTAAPDVFEIGDFSESMARRGQIAELDDVYGSAASDFNQGDLDYVTVQGKRYGVKMIDDVMMLYYRKSALAKAGINPPQTFDELVAAAKALTTKNGKGLFVGNDGLGDTPILAVLSNGGGQVENGKAVFASPQAVEAVAGLKRLHDDQSLQLGFTTDWWDPSALLQNVVPMQWCGLWAMPQVKSSLGDDFGVLPWPAFKAGGTPVVRVGGWTSCVNAKGRHVDAAKKFVQWLWVEQTDLQKDWAEGYGFHIPPRNSVAAAADKLATGTAKDTVQLAAKYGRSNPGTWDSAVGNLFSGAAAKIVAGGDAATLLADAAQQAQADIDKQLAG from the coding sequence ATGAGCGCACAGAGAACCCCCCTCAGCCGCAGAGGCTTCCTCGGCGGAACGCTGATGGTCGTCGCCGGAGCCGTGGTCGGCTGCAGCACGAACCCCACCGGCGGGTCCTCCGGCGGCGCCCGGACCACCCTGAACGTCTGGTACCACGCCTACGGCGAGGCCGGCACCCAGCAGGCCGCGCTGCGCTACGCCACCGCGTTCACCAAGGCCAACCCGGACATCGCGGTCAAGGTCACCTGGGTGCCGGGCGACTACACCAGCAAGCTCAACGCCTCGCTGCTCACCACGGCCGCGCCCGACGTCTTCGAGATCGGCGACTTCAGCGAGAGCATGGCCCGCCGCGGCCAGATCGCCGAGCTGGACGACGTCTACGGCAGCGCCGCGAGCGACTTCAACCAGGGCGACCTCGACTACGTCACGGTCCAGGGCAAGCGCTACGGCGTCAAGATGATCGACGACGTCATGATGCTCTACTACCGCAAGAGCGCGCTGGCCAAGGCCGGGATCAACCCGCCGCAGACCTTCGACGAGCTGGTCGCCGCCGCGAAGGCGCTGACCACCAAGAACGGCAAGGGCCTGTTCGTCGGCAACGACGGGCTGGGCGACACCCCGATCCTCGCCGTGCTGTCCAACGGCGGCGGGCAGGTCGAGAACGGCAAGGCGGTCTTCGCCTCCCCGCAGGCCGTCGAGGCGGTGGCCGGCCTCAAGCGGCTGCACGACGACCAGTCACTCCAGCTCGGCTTCACCACCGACTGGTGGGACCCGTCGGCGCTGCTGCAGAACGTCGTGCCGATGCAGTGGTGCGGCCTGTGGGCGATGCCGCAGGTCAAGAGCTCGCTCGGCGACGACTTCGGCGTGCTGCCCTGGCCCGCCTTCAAGGCCGGCGGCACCCCCGTGGTCCGGGTCGGCGGCTGGACCAGCTGCGTCAACGCCAAGGGCCGCCACGTGGACGCGGCCAAGAAGTTCGTCCAGTGGCTCTGGGTCGAGCAGACCGACCTGCAGAAGGACTGGGCCGAGGGCTACGGCTTCCACATCCCGCCGCGCAACTCCGTTGCGGCCGCCGCCGACAAGCTCGCCACCGGCACCGCCAAGGACACCGTGCAGCTGGCCGCCAAGTACGGCCGCAGCAACCCCGGCACCTGGGACAGCGCGGTGGGCAACCTGTTCAGCGGCGCCGCCGCCAAGATCGTCGCCGGCGGCGACGCGGCCACCCTGCTCGCCGACGCGGCGCAGCAGGCCCAGGCCGACATCGACAAGCAGCTCGCGGGATGA
- a CDS encoding ROK family transcriptional regulator — translation MFPSHSHPLVTAPAETAILSMLLAVSPLSRVELARRTGLSSTAVTKAARPLLQGGYLHELPPERTAPGAGRPVNPLAVTPDREFFAGVKISADALYGTVCDLRARMRVTGRRRLTARDPRTVCALIAELVNELLDSEPEFRERTSRLGIAVSGDVDRDRGLVRYSVLPGWRDVPLAATVAAATGLAVSIENDVKALTVTEHWFGDGIGTEYFALVTIGAGIGSGLVVNGELVTGAYGVAGELGHICVDRAGPRCHCGSVGCVEAIASSSAILAGVRLAVADPDLAFPGAVRLARDGNPAARQVFAAAGRAIGTGIATLVSLLGPERVVVTGEGLDTFDLFGAQIEEAYTAHCFKAAAKCPLTLRPLPWEEWARGGAITAIQTLFP, via the coding sequence GTGTTTCCGAGCCACTCGCATCCGCTGGTCACCGCACCGGCCGAAACCGCGATCCTCAGCATGCTGCTGGCCGTCAGCCCGCTCAGCCGGGTCGAACTGGCCCGCCGGACCGGCCTGTCCTCCACCGCGGTGACCAAGGCCGCCCGGCCGCTCCTCCAGGGCGGCTACCTGCACGAGCTGCCGCCCGAGCGCACCGCCCCCGGCGCCGGCCGCCCGGTGAACCCGCTGGCGGTCACCCCCGACCGGGAGTTCTTCGCCGGCGTGAAGATCAGCGCCGACGCGCTCTACGGCACGGTCTGCGACCTGCGGGCCCGGATGCGCGTCACCGGCCGGCGCCGGCTGACCGCCCGCGATCCGCGCACGGTGTGCGCGCTGATCGCCGAGCTGGTCAACGAACTGCTTGACAGCGAACCGGAGTTCAGGGAACGTACCAGCCGACTCGGGATCGCCGTCTCCGGCGACGTGGACCGCGACCGCGGCCTGGTGCGCTACTCCGTGCTCCCCGGCTGGCGGGACGTGCCGCTCGCCGCGACCGTCGCGGCCGCCACCGGACTGGCCGTCAGCATCGAGAACGACGTCAAGGCCCTGACCGTCACCGAGCACTGGTTCGGCGACGGGATCGGCACCGAGTACTTCGCGCTGGTCACCATCGGCGCGGGCATCGGCTCCGGACTGGTCGTCAACGGCGAACTGGTCACCGGGGCGTACGGCGTCGCCGGCGAGCTGGGCCACATCTGCGTCGACCGCGCCGGCCCGCGCTGCCACTGCGGCTCGGTCGGCTGCGTCGAGGCCATCGCCTCCAGCAGCGCGATCCTGGCCGGCGTCCGACTCGCGGTCGCCGACCCGGACCTCGCCTTCCCCGGCGCCGTCCGGCTGGCCCGCGACGGGAACCCCGCCGCGCGGCAGGTCTTCGCCGCGGCCGGCCGGGCCATCGGCACCGGCATCGCCACCCTGGTGAGCCTGCTCGGACCCGAACGCGTCGTCGTCACCGGCGAGGGGCTCGACACCTTCGACCTCTTCGGCGCCCAGATCGAGGAGGCCTACACGGCGCACTGCTTCAAGGCCGCGGCGAAGTGCCCGCTGACCCTGCGGCCACTGCCGTGGGAGGAATGGGCCCGCGGCGGAGCGATCACCGCCATCCAGACCCTCTTCCCCTGA